Sequence from the Sphingomonas koreensis genome:
CACGCGTCGATCCCGGCCCAGCCATATACGCCTAGCGGCCTGAGTGCGCGCCAGCGGCGCTCGTTCATCCCGCCAAGTGCGATGACCGGTACGTTCGATCCGCGAATCAGCAACCCTAGTCGGACAGCTCCCAGCGTTCGCGCGCCGGGGTGGGAGCGAGTCGCGTGCACCGGCGAAACGAAGATCAGCTTCGCGCCGTTGCGCACCGCTGCGATCGCTTCTCGCCGGGAATGAACCGGTGCGGTCAGGGCGCCGCGATGACGGCCATGGCGCGGGGCCTGTTCCAGCCGCTCCGTGCCCGCGACAACCAGGACCAACCCCCGGCGCCGCGCGATTCGGGCGATCCTGGCGAACAGGACCCGACGC
This genomic interval carries:
- a CDS encoding thiamine phosphate synthase, whose product is MRRRHPSLAQELPRRWLMTDERLGERLWDALAALPKGSGVILRHYGLPPAERRVLFARIARIARRRGLVLVVAGTERLEQAPRHGRHRGALTAPVHSRREAIAAVRNGAKLIFVSPVHATRSHPGARTLGAVRLGLLIRGSNVPVIALGGMNERRWRALRPLGVYGWAGIDAWSG